The following DNA comes from Solea senegalensis isolate Sse05_10M linkage group LG10, IFAPA_SoseM_1, whole genome shotgun sequence.
TCTGGTCCATTCACTCATTACATCAAACCAGTGCTGTCGGTGCCACAGATTGAGAAGCTCTTTGGTCTGTTGGGATACCACAGCAGCTCGCCTCAGCACCAGCAGCATTGTCTCCAGCTGCTCAGGATCAGTCCGTCCTCTGTGGACGACCTCCTCCGCCTGTCGTGTGCCTTCTACCTGGCTCGGTGTGAGTGTCGCCTCCTGCAGGCAGCACTGGGGAAGCACGCCGGTGAGGCGCAGTGGGAGCTGAGGCTGGTGAGAGAGAGGCAGCGAGGACACGCCGTTCAGGTACGTTGGACGAGGTCGTGAGAATTACATTCTTTAACTGATGATGTTGTCAGACGTCTGATCTAATACATATGAACTAATAAGTTCAATTAAtaagtgtctcacagtgagataaagacgtcgtACACTtcaactgacgtagattttgtCCCTCACCCAatctgctggtcctctgctgcctcgtgtggtcactttgtgtcactgatgttaagTCTGAGTGAAGGAATGTAAAAGCTGAAGtaacaaaatcagacatttgaagtgagtgatggaggcagcagtggatcaacaacacctgtgtgtgtgtgtgtgtgtgtgtgtgtgtgtgtgtgtgtgtgtgtgtgataaaatcactggttttctctgtggactttggtgtgggagagtgagtggtttacagacgttATTATTTGTCAGGACCTCAGACCAAACTGTtggtaatattaaaaaaaaccactccTTTTATTCAGCTGAACCTGCTgatatttaaagatttattcGATCACAATATCGTACAATACTGCGATTAATGACCAAGTCAAAActatttaaacatgttaaactataacagtgtttctgtcaaaattggtttgttattcttttgtcaatcttattttattaatttttttacaattcAATTCTAATTAATTCTCTTGTGCTCTGTTTGATTCTCTATCTTTTTATAACTGTTGCAGCATGTCAATAAATTCTAATCTCATCTGAAAATCTGGATTTTTAATCCAGTCAAATTGTGAATAACCTTCATATTTTCAGTCTAATTGAGGAttaatgtgcttttgttttttgttcattgaaaatgaatgtgaatcaATTCAAAGCAGCTACAGCAACTAATCAACCAATCAACTAATCTATCACTGAacgtttttatgtttataataaatgtttGCTCCACATAAGAAAACCTGAATAATTGAGTTGCTGCTCTAAAGACGTCAACATTGTGTCAACAGGTTGCCGTGGACAACGCCATGAAGACACTGAGGGTGGACAGGCCACTGATGCAGCCGTTTGACGGCGAGGCAGACGTGGATCTGTACACGGACGATCACGTTAACGGGGGACAGACGGAGGCGGCGGCCGGTGACAACAAAACCTGGCTGACGCAAATGAGCGCGTCTCCCCCTGCTGGCAAAACACATGGCGAAGAAATGGCGTCCTCGTCCACGCCGCCGCCCGCCAGAGAGAGCGTCTGCGTCTCCACGTTTAACTGCCAGTTGAGCGCGGCGGCGCCCGCGGAGCCGGCACTGGGATCCTCGGACGTCAAGAAGCAGAGCAGACGTTCCTGCGACAAACCCGACGCCGAACCACAGCCGAGTCGTCTGTCGTCGGAGACGGCGGGGCTCTGCGCGCACGACGCCGACGTGGACCGCCTCTGCAGCTGCCTCCAGTCTCCGCACGTTTACCTGCAGCGCTGCATGGACTGTAAATCTCTGCACAGCATCACCTGCGCTCTGCTCCGCCTCTGCGAGATGCAGAAGCACTGTGTGCTGTCTCTGCACGCGACCGCCGACGACGTGAAGGAAGTGGGAGCCTCCGCCGCGTCGCTGCAGAGCGAGAGTCTCGGTGTGAGCGACGTGAGGGGGGCGGCCCGTGACGACCCCGCCTCCGCGTCCCCTCCCCTCCGTGCCATCACGTACCACGACTGCTGCGACCTGGCCCTGCTGGACCCTCAGCTCCTGTGTCGCAGCTGCGGCGTCTTCCACTGCGGCTCCTGCCGGGACGTGGACGTCTGTCAGCGGCACCACAGCGTCCAGCAGCTgggcgtgtgcgtgtgcgggaAGCCGTGTGCCAGGAAGCCGCTGGTTCTGTGCAGATACTGTGGCAACGAGTTCTGTCGCGCGTGCTGGTACAGAAGTCCCGTGTTCTGCACGTGTGGCCAAACGTTCGACCAGTCGTCCTCCGTGTGACGGCGAGAGAGTGAAGTGCCTTCATATACTGACtcgtccagtccagtccagtcgcACCCAGATGTTGCCTTGACTGCTCCACTTTTTCTATTAGGAACATTGTTACCACGGAGACTGTGGACACTGCCATTTAAGGCCTTGTTCTCTGACTCCGCCCCCCTCAgaccccctttttttaaatgttaaaatttgccacagaaacacacgaGCAGCACACGACGACGTTCACAGAATACTCTGAATCAAGTGCAGTGACAGGGAGAggtcagagtgtgtttgtggccgtcacacacacactttagcaACATCAACAAAAGCCTGCGACGTCTTCAGAAAcacgtccacgtctttatctcactgtcggacagacgtttgtaaaccgctcactctctcacaccaaagtccagagagaaaatcagtgattttaacatcacacacacacacacacacacacagcagtcactaagttcaaatgtctgattttgtgactgCAGTGTTTAAAATCTTCCTTCTGGTTTactgaaatgacacaaagtgaccacaggaggcagcagaggaccagcagctcctgtgtccccgcagctaaaatcactgagtttctctgtggactttggtgtgggagagtgacttAACTATGCTACTATGTTACTATGTTACCGTCTTTATAACGGTGATAACACAGCATAGTAACTTGTTAAAAAGCACACACTGTGGccgtttgttgtgtttgtgtcacactgAGCGTGTTGTGTCTCCACATCACAGTTACACTGACGCTGTCATGCTGCATCGTTGGGTCCCGCCCAGCGTCTGTCTCCCCCTACAGGAGACACATGGTCAGTGCAGCCAGGGTCACAGTGGCAGTGAcgagtgttgtgttgttgagaTTTCAGTGTAAATTGGTGCAAAACGACTCGTgcgttcatgtgtttgtttcagacTAAAGTAAAAAAGGGACATTCTGCCATTTTTCTGTTAAATGTTTTCTCATAAATGAATAATTGATCACTTTGTATTAACAAATTGATTCagtcattaaaagtcaatcaaatcattttcttaaaatatttaatgtcttagtattttttctctttaaagtctttttcatatttgatgattttaactgctggtcctctgctgcctcgtgtggtcacttagtgtcactgaggtcaatccaaATGgtcacattatttttattttacaagcaTTTTCCCCTCGTTTCTTACACCGTGTCGTGAtgatattgatttgtttttagtgACAAAACATAAATCGGCCATTTCAACctcttttaatcatttaaatgcacagaacatgatttctgccactaggaGTCCCTCTAAGTCAGATCAATGCAGCGAGGGATCACAAGCTTctgtttccatttgtttgttttattgtgaaataagtGCGGGTCCAGCTTCACTCTGATGAGTCCTGacattttattaacatttaaaagtgtattaaagCCCTAAAAGACGACTTTCATTGATGACGCGGTCGGTGACCTTTGAAATAAATACGCATATCTCAGATTTTGGGCTAACGTGTGTTAACCAGTCAAACATCAATGACATAAGTGAgggttgtttttgatgttttgatgcAGAAATGTTCAGAAAAACCCTTGAACTGTTCTCAATGAGCCTTTTATTCTCAACGACCTCCATTTCTTCACAGGAAGCAGTCTGTCCGTCACCGTCTCACGGCGTCCTGTGAAAGTTCGGCGTCTCCTCGCCGCGTCTGTCCCCTCGTTACTCGTTGTGCTCCTGCCACTTGATGTTAATGAAGGTCCTGCTGTCCATGCGGTCGATGTAGAGGACGCCGTCCAGGTGGTCCATCTCGTGCTGGAGGATGCGAGCTGGCCAGCCGCTCGCCTGCCACGTGACCGCTTCACCTTTCTCATTCAGAcctggagggggaggggagagaggtGACGCTAGTAAATGTTAACGACTTTCCTTTAATGACGCTAACAGTCCCCGTGCTTTGcatcaatatatcaatatataagGAAACAGTTTATTAGTGAAGTGTGGTCGTACGAGGTCAGAGGTGACTGTCAGACtgttggtcctctgctgccttcacaaacttcactttcctgttctTAAGATgaagtagattttattaggcGAGAAGTTTGTTAATGGACTAAAATTGGTTTTAATCAAATCTAGTGATGTTGACCAGAGTCACATAACCAAGACACTAAATGATTATTTGACCTCTTCCTTAAGAATAAGTCGCGCGTTTGTGTCAAATGACAAACCTGACACTTCCACAGACAGGAAACGAGGAACTGCGGCAGAGAAGCCTGAGAGGCTCTCGCAGGCTTCCCGGAAGAGGACAGTGTGTCCGTCCAGAACCCTCAGGGCTGGGTTGATGAAGATCCTCAGGGGCTGAGCGGAGAGACCGCGGGCCTCCCTCGACGCAGCCGAGCTCTCCCGCAACATCTGCTCGGGATATTCCAGCGCCACGATGCGGAGCGGGACCCCGATCTGAGGAGCACTGAGTCCCACACAGTCCTGTTTCCGCATCACCTTCACCATGGTCTTGATGACCTTTTGGATCTCGGGGTCCGCTATCGCCGCAGGGTCGACGTTTGCGGCGTGCGAGCGCAGGACCGGGTCCCCCACCTGGCACACGTGACTGTACGGTGGTGTGGGAGGGGCTATGATCTTGTTTTTGATGTAGTGCAGATAGGAGCGCCTTTTGATGGAGCTGCAGTAGGAGCGGGAGCAGGACGCTGGGGTGCGTGGGAGACCACGGGAGGGCGCTGCTGTTAGAATGCAGGCTCCGCCTCTGAGCTGCACCACTCTGGAGACGGAGGACAGCAGCACGGACGCACGCGGTCTCATGTTCATGATGAAGCTGCAGCCTGGACCGCGACGATCCTGAGGAAACATCACACCAGAGAAGACACTCTCAGACTCACTACCTTCAACTGACGCTGCGTTCTATTTACatcggaactgggagtgacgccATCTTCGAGTTACTCGTATTGGAATGGGTCTCATAAATAATTACCCGATTTTTGCCTATACGCAGCCTTTtagcaacacatttacacagtttTAACATCGTAACAACAAAACTACAGTTATTTAAATTGTTCTGGCAAATTCTaatttttcagcatcttaaattttttatttcttttttgtcacactacagctttacatttagaaatcagcattttacaaatacactttttttgCTTGTTCTTTCCTGACCTTGTGTCAGGTGACTGTTTTGGTCCAATCAGGATTGAATGATCACACCTGTGCGAGTCGAAGTGAAACAGGTTTAACCCGGGAGTTTGGAGCTCGCTCCTGCACGGAAGTCCGTGGACGTGGGGAATCACAACAGCCTCAAATAACCCACAACTGACGCGCAGAGTCACCACTGGGAGTGTTTGTTTGGTCCTGAGCTCGACTCACACCAAACACCGCCGACGGGACACGCTGGTGAGAAGAAACAGGCGTTCCCCCTCCACAACAACAACGGAAGTGACCAGTAAAAGAATGAAATCccgttttttttatagtttctgTCGCAGAGTTTTTAAACCTGATATCGATGTTTTGAACCGATAAAACCCTTCAACGCGTTCAGCACGGAGGACGAAACTCGACCGTCACGGTGCAGACAACGACTTCCGGTTCAACAGCGTCACAAGGCCGAAtgtccttcacaataaaagtctgcCGATTTAAATTTTACTCAATTATCTTTTTCCGATTTTAATCGACATTTGCGCGTCGGAATGTTAATGTGTGCTCTTAGCGTGAAAACGTGACCAGGATTTTGTCGTGAATTTGTTAATTGTCTGCAATAAATTTCGCGTAAATGTGAACTGCAcatatgtattttaatgtgttacatttcttttaaacGCTCATTGGAGAATTTGAttatatgtttaaaaatgttcttaaataacggacattttttattatttttcaaatcacaCTGATCTTTATTTTGGTGACAGCAGAGGACATCTGCATGTGACACGGAAGTGATTATCAGGGCTTTTTttagacaggaggaggagcctgtgcTTGAAGTTGAACTTTTTGACTTGCCGGTACATGTTCGGCAACTCGGTGCGCGGTGCGGACGATGAACCGGCTTATAAACGGTACGTTGGCGCGTCGTCGCCGGTATTTTCTTCCTGTCACGTGATGTCTGCGGGCCGAGAGCTCGCGCTGTGGGTCGTGGAGTATATTTGGGCTCACGGGACCATGGATTTACACggttggtgttttttgttgttgtttttgtttgcgtTTCATCTTCATTTGGTAAAGTGACCCGAGCTTTTTTGTATGGTAATGTTTTGTTGCGTTGTGTTGtcgtttgtatttgtgtatatagTGAGTCAATAAATCAGTGACTACATATTGTTTTGATCAAAAGTGTTAGGGCACAGTGTGAACCAAGACatcagctttatttttatttgatgtaaaTCTGTCTAAATTTAAAGttgaaaataatggttaaatGGTTTATTCAAAGTTTTTCCTAAACATATGTGAAAGTTATGAATACTACTTGAGGCTTTGATCATATTTTGTATTGGATGTATAGTTTTGTAGTGTATTAGTTTTGAAGTcgtatgtttttgtgttgaaaatgttgatcagtgtttgtcaaacgtggaaatgatgacgttctctaatgtctttgtttatgtccacaaactgagaatgatttctttgtctttatggAGCTAAGAAAGAACATTGAAAGGTTTTTATGTTTCAATCCTGGAGTAAGACTGTGAAACAGCATGAGTGTTGTGTTGAGACAATGTACAAGCGCGACTCACTTCAAAAAGAGGTTTAAACAAGGGATTTTTATAAAGtgcaaagaggaagaaagaagcCCGTAATCGAAGATTATAagatgtaataaataaataaataaaatattcacatttaagaagctgaaaaatgacagaaacttggttttaattattaaaataagaatgGTGTACAGATGTAACAGATGAAGGCCTTTttcacatggtttttttttcttccctcagtcATCGACCTCTCTGAATGGCCGCATCTGGACACACGACCTCTGACCCTCGAGGACTCGTGGAGGCTGCGAGTGGCGTCGGCGCAGGCCTCGAACATCGTGAAGAGCAGAGACGTTGAGAACTTTGAGAGAGTGATGCAGTTTGTTGAAGCCACTCACAGACTCGTGCCCACACTGGTGACGCCCATCAAACACATGAAGCTCGTGTTTGGACTGAAAACCATGGTACGTGCATTACAACCAGGGCCGGCTCAAGCCTTTACGGGGCCCTATGGTGCTTTTCCAACACACAGTGCCGGCAAGGCTCACTCTAtcttttttagttcctgctctgaccaGGCTCAGCTTAGCCGATGATAAAATGTCACTGatcggtcagagagtgtcgtcactgaagagtcatgagtgtgacgtATTTAcggtgtatttacagtgtatttacagattattttacagtgtatttaggctatatttacagtgtatttaggttgtatttacagtgtgtatatagggtgtattttacagtgtattgtcacagaaacaaagctgtgtgcagctttatatccacatatatctcCTTTATATCAGGACATGGactcaaacatacacacatgttatttatgtcactcactcactcactcatcagcactaatttagatttaaatgtgtgattctGTGTCTCCAGGTCATCATGTGGATGCTCCGTCAGGACGCAGGAGTTGTTGACATCGTgtttaaaatcaaacagttcTTCCCAAATAAACTGCCTCAGTATGAagatcagtgtgtgagtgaacgaCTGTTCTGCATGTGTGCGACGTGTCCGCACGACTTCCTGTCCAAACAATTTTGGACAGGAATTTTAAATTGCGttgtctgttttgttctgtGAGCAGACTCAGCGTGAGATGTTCCTCATGAGGAGAAACAATCTGGACTTCCGGGTTCTGACACAGTCGCTGGCTCTGGACAAGGACAAATGTGACCATTATATGAAGGTAAAAAggttaatctgtgtttttatttcatggctGAGGAGACTCAGGAGACATGTTCAGAAGATATTGTACACTTATAACTGATTTTATAtggttttccaacaggaaagtgaagtttgtaacccactcactctcccacaccaaagtccatagagaaaatcagtgattttagattttagctggtggggacacaggagctgctggtctactgctgcctcttgtggtcactttgtgtcactgaagtaaatgagAATGAAGGGCTTTAAAAGCCGAACATTACAAAATCAGACTATTGGAACTTAGTGACAActcgtcagtgtcagtgtgtgtgtgtgtgtgtgtgtgtgtgtgtgtcaggtattactaatgttgtggggacctaaacctgtttacacagtcacattatggggacttgtcttccttgtggggacaaaaagcaagtccccataacgtaaattactacattttaaggtgaaggtatgttttaaggttaggctgagattgagattagggttagggttaggattaggattaggcagtagtaattgtggttagggtaagtctccaggaaatgaatgtaagtcaatgcaatgtcccctcatgtcatgaatgtcgaactgtgtgtgtgtgtgtgtgtgtgtgtgtgttaaaatcaatgattctctggactttggtgtgggggagtgagtggtttactaactTCACTTTCCTGAAGTCACTTAaacttttgtgtgtttagtgGTTGATGTATTACTTATttactttctgtctttgttcctTTGAATAACTGATCAATAACTGATCATTTTGTTGGAACTGTTTTGAGCCACAGTCAAGAAACGAAATCCGGGATCAAACAGCCACTGAATGTCATGTATTAATGTTGTCACGTTAAGTTTCCAGCTGCCTTTTccgtccagcagggggcagcgcTGCGCCTCTGTGTTCACACAGCTGTCCATGTTAGGTTTTTCATGTTGAGCTGTGATTACTCACTCGTTCGTCATCTACTAAATtcattgtcaactattttgaccatcaatcaatcagtaaaaaaaaagaaattaaaagtttgtgtgattcttttttttttaatatttattaagtGACTTTAATTAAATATAGTTTTATCCATCCCATGTATTTTTTGTAATCTAGTGTgcataatcagattatttcagtGGGCACAATCTGATTATTCTTGTGAATGTGTTTACCAGATTACCGGGCTGGGTGAAAGCAGATTATTTGGGCAGTCTGACAATCCGGCTCCTTCAGTCGATGCAATCAGATGATATTGTTTTACGTCGCCATCATTCATTGATCCAGCGCTCTAAATCAGATTATGTGAGTGTATAATCCAGTTATTTTAGTGTACACAATCAGATTGTTTCAGTCGACTCAATTGGATTATTCTTGTGGATGTATTTAGATTACACAGCTGTTTGTAATCAGATAATTctcactttatttctttaaatagagcagatgatgtttctcaaagtTTCCATAAGTTCaccttttattttcatttgctttGAAGAAACGATCAAAACTAGAAGAATGACCCACTGTAAATTGTAGATACATAATCTGTGTGATCTGATCATGTGACACGCCTGTTTCAGACACAGATGGAGACGGAGTACGGAGGACGTTACGCTCAGAGAGTGGAGGACAGGCTGCTGCACtatctgcagcagctgcagctcgtCTTACCTGAGCACACGTTCATCGACCAGGTGTGTTTGCACTTTCAAACTGTGATTCTCACCAAATATGACTGGATTACACTCACTCAAGTACTCTGATTAAGACCTCTGAATTAATCTGattatgtatatacacacacacataaatgtaatCTGAATATGTACACCAAAATAATCTGATTGTGTCCCCTGAAATAATATGATTATACAAAAGTAACTGAATTAGATGCACtcaaataatctgattaaaaccATTGAATGAAGGACTGTCCGAGTGCACCTGCTGAAGTAATCCGATTCTAGCTGCGCCAGTAATCTGTTTTCATACACCAAACATAATCTGAATACATTCACAAAAATTAATCTGATTGGACCAATTGAAGTAATCTAAATACATTTCCTTGAATAATCTGATTATTTAACTAAGGTTATGGAATTAGATACACTCAAATAATCTTATTATAACCACTGAATAATCTGTTTACAAAAACTGTCCCTTTTTTGCTGCgtccatatttttttcattcaacaaAGTAATCTGATCACACGAATTTCAGTAATCTGAATACATTCCCCCAAAGTAATCTGTGTCCACTGAAATAATCTGACAGGGTTCATACAGAGCCTTGAAAGTCTGGAAAAggttttcaaggtttgaaatTTGAGCACTGTGCTGGAAAATGCTGGATTTACTATATTCTGACCAGTGTCGTAATAAAAAAGTGTCTCGTGAGCGTTGCTCCCgtgttttctttccttgcaCACGCCCCTCACCTGGCGATCGCGTCAGGAATTATCCAGAACCACTTCGCTGCTCTTTGTAAGTTACAACAAATTCCAAGTTGTGTGTTTATTGACTTGTCGATAAAAAGACATAGTATACTTAATTGACGCTCAGAGCCGTTAGCAATTAGCTGGTCAGCCAAATGCATGTTGTTAGCTAGATGGCATTAGCTCGTCTCACTCACTGAGAGTGCCAGTCACGCTTTTTGCTCTTTTGTCACGCACTCCCGCCACACATTATATTTCTcacgctgaaaaaaaaacataatataaagTTGTCTGGTGCGCCGCTATCGCTATGGAAACTGTTCTCATACACATGTGCTCGCCTGTTTACTCCTGAGCGGTGCTCACTTTAGTTGATACTCCATCTTGTGGCCAAAAGGATaaaccacacctctctgtataTGCTACTTTTCATCACAGAAACTATTTTGTGAGCTACAGTACATAAAAACTGGACATATAGGAAGGGGTGTGGCTTTTTCTGTTATAATATCTTCTCCTTAAACTAGTGTAGTCTTATTTCCATAAtctgtttttgatgttgtttcttttctttttgaaataacaatttGAAGTGTAGTTGCAGTAAATACCATTTCattgttagggttagggttatagtccattttagtcaggaagctacttttagttgtaatactacatttttagattttatagtactgtgcagaagtcttagaccaccattagatttgttgtttcagcaatGCTATAACGACAATAGCGGatcattatttctatttcactttactggaacacatccagaaaatatgtatgcagttttttgttgtttttattaaaaaaaaaacacaacatcgtCCACAGatgtcaagtatttagcgtgatgtacccttacacttgaacaataacacagctctgttaatactggagtggaaccttcatccatgttactggtaaatcctgtgtcTGTCATTCATAAAAGATTGTTCCCTTGCTATGTAAATTGGGATATATCTGCAAAAGAGCAACAGTAAAACATAAATCAATGTAAACAGGGAGGATTATTTCTACTCTTAAAAAAGCTGTACGAACCCTGATCTGATTATGAATATACTAAAGTAACTGAACTGAGATACACtcaaataatctgattaaagcCACTGAATTAATCTGGTTCATCCAGCAAGGTAATCTGAATGTGTACACCAAAAATAATGTGATTACACAAATTGAAATAATCTGACTACGTTGACAAAAACTGTCTGATTGCACCAATTGAAGTAATCTGTATACATTTCCCTGAATAATCTGATTTTATATACTAAAGTAAGGAATTGGATAAACTGATTCTACTGTAGCTGCGTCAGTAATCCATTTTCATACACCAAGAATAATCTGAATATATTCGCAAAAAATAATCTGATTGCACCAATTGAAGTAATCTGAATGCATTTCCCTGAATAATCTGATTATGTGTACCAAAGTAACTAAAGTAGATCGACTCAAGACACccaaaaaagagaagaacagccgactcctgctgtgaggctgcagtaccactaatggacacagagggagacagagagcccGACTGGAGCTAAACTAGCTCTGCGTTTGTGGACCCAGAGCTGTCGTTAAATTGACGCCAAATATGAGGACGTTTACGTCAAAATATTCCGTACAAACACCGCCGTTGGCAGACTTTGTCCTCACTAAAGCGCGTAAACCAGTACGAGTGTGAGACTGAAGCGGCTGAACAGGAAGTTTAATAATGCAGCGTTTGCGTTAATGTTCCGtactaaaacacacaaacggcCATGTTTGCGAACTTTGCTCCTCACTAAAGTGCCACATTTCTCTGAGGAGACAAACTAAGAAGACGTGTGAATGTAACgggacatttgtttgtgtttgtgtcttcagATACTGAAGAAGAAAAGTCCCGTCACTGAGGACGAGAAG
Coding sequences within:
- the spata2l gene encoding spermatogenesis associated 2-like, producing MSVSRQTVRDLLTAYDRSLEQQIVSGGSSLVCRDEELWNQVEELLRDGDAQETHCLGLDPLAVMEESLKAAAASTAGSGGGKVRARGGLRSLDKAFEVLEQAALNLYLTPWREEYKVVKMYSGPFTHYIKPVLSVPQIEKLFGLLGYHSSSPQHQQHCLQLLRISPSSVDDLLRLSCAFYLARCECRLLQAALGKHAGEAQWELRLVRERQRGHAVQVAVDNAMKTLRVDRPLMQPFDGEADVDLYTDDHVNGGQTEAAAGDNKTWLTQMSASPPAGKTHGEEMASSSTPPPARESVCVSTFNCQLSAAAPAEPALGSSDVKKQSRRSCDKPDAEPQPSRLSSETAGLCAHDADVDRLCSCLQSPHVYLQRCMDCKSLHSITCALLRLCEMQKHCVLSLHATADDVKEVGASAASLQSESLGVSDVRGAARDDPASASPPLRAITYHDCCDLALLDPQLLCRSCGVFHCGSCRDVDVCQRHHSVQQLGVCVCGKPCARKPLVLCRYCGNEFCRACWYRSPVFCTCGQTFDQSSSV
- the pdf gene encoding peptide deformylase, mitochondrial, with translation MNMRPRASVLLSSVSRVVQLRGGACILTAAPSRGLPRTPASCSRSYCSSIKRRSYLHYIKNKIIAPPTPPYSHVCQVGDPVLRSHAANVDPAAIADPEIQKVIKTMVKVMRKQDCVGLSAPQIGVPLRIVALEYPEQMLRESSAASREARGLSAQPLRIFINPALRVLDGHTVLFREACESLSGFSAAVPRFLSVEVSGLNEKGEAVTWQASGWPARILQHEMDHLDGVLYIDRMDSRTFINIKWQEHNE